A window of the Polaribacter sp. HaHaR_3_91 genome harbors these coding sequences:
- a CDS encoding ABC transporter permease: MKPSLRIAKREIALLFNSKSTFVLAVILPFVSILFFNTLLSEGVARDLPVAVVDLDHTATSRNVIAQLDAAPDIKIGFFPINQQKGEELISLGKAYGVVTIPQNFEADLKRGKQVNIINQYNSNFLLAGGLEYKAFRKVIGTISAGVNIEKQRKKGVSKQQALVNYQPIKANNHILSNPYTNYSYYLNTGFLTMFFQLFVMLTTIYCFGADLKYSKGNKLLSITNGSLSAIILGKVLPYTIWFLFVGIVTLLSMYVWQDFPFFGSKTTVLTGLLLLILANQSFALFFIAISGSFREALTIGSGFGAVSLSFSGITFPIFGMPEILQWLSQVFPFTHFFELLLDQSQRGFPAFYSLKAIIILVVLCIVPISISWFKLKRLFLKGKFNHSI; the protein is encoded by the coding sequence ATGAAACCCTCTTTACGGATTGCAAAAAGAGAGATCGCACTGTTATTTAACAGTAAGTCGACTTTTGTTCTTGCAGTAATATTGCCTTTTGTGTCCATTTTGTTTTTCAATACGCTTTTAAGTGAAGGTGTTGCTAGAGATTTACCTGTTGCTGTGGTAGATTTAGATCATACCGCAACCTCAAGAAATGTTATTGCTCAGTTAGATGCTGCGCCGGATATTAAAATTGGTTTTTTTCCTATAAATCAGCAAAAAGGAGAAGAGTTAATTAGCTTGGGAAAAGCGTATGGTGTCGTTACAATTCCTCAAAACTTTGAAGCAGATTTAAAAAGAGGAAAACAAGTAAACATCATCAACCAGTACAATAGTAATTTTTTATTGGCTGGTGGATTAGAATATAAAGCATTTCGGAAAGTTATTGGCACAATTTCGGCTGGTGTAAACATAGAAAAGCAACGTAAAAAAGGAGTGTCAAAGCAACAAGCATTGGTGAATTATCAACCTATAAAAGCAAATAATCATATATTGTCTAATCCGTATACAAATTACTCCTATTACTTAAACACCGGGTTTTTAACGATGTTTTTTCAATTATTTGTCATGCTAACCACTATTTATTGTTTTGGGGCAGATCTAAAGTATAGCAAAGGAAATAAGTTATTGAGCATTACAAACGGAAGCTTATCTGCTATTATTTTAGGAAAAGTTTTACCTTATACAATTTGGTTTTTATTTGTAGGTATTGTTACATTATTAAGTATGTACGTATGGCAAGATTTTCCTTTTTTTGGAAGTAAAACAACCGTTTTAACAGGTTTACTTTTATTGATTTTAGCAAATCAGTCATTTGCATTATTCTTTATTGCTATTAGTGGTAGTTTTAGAGAAGCCTTAACAATTGGATCTGGTTTTGGAGCTGTAAGTCTTTCTTTTTCAGGAATTACATTTCCAATTTTTGGAATGCCAGAAATATTGCAATGGCTGAGTCAGGTTTTTCCGTTTACCCATTTCTTTGAATTATTACTAGATCAATCGCAACGAGGGTTTCCTGCATTTTACTCTTTAAAGGCAATCATTATTTTAGTTGTTCTGTGTATTGTGCCAATTTCAATAAGTTGGTTTAAGTTAAAAAGATTGTTTTTAAAAGGGAAGTTTAATCACAGTATTTAA
- a CDS encoding TolC family protein codes for MKLNGIGVFFSVVLGFITTFTNAQDITLRQAYDLMLSKNGDAKASSFEVKAMEEEHKATKGLRLPTVGVSGTYMHLDKDISADLNEQRNMVGGLLGITDPTAVLGSWDFTLQEKNMGFATADISMPIYAGGKINAANKASEIKLALSETKHKIKEDALTIQLINYFFKLKLAEEAVQLRQEVYDVILLHNNQATKFFENGIIPEVETLNAKVALSNANRELLGAKKDVDLATTAVQNLIGVKSISGFSSEFKEPTIVKPLQDFTNDMLTDNEQLKIIEKNHELAKVGVQVEKSDYFPKVGVSGKYILWKDNLPLVDTKWFVGVGVEWELFNGFQREHKIKASKYKISQVEEIDRQARLNLTTYTEKLYNTMQKELEQYESLHTDEALANRLKFMRTRAFEEGTGTSLEVMDATLKLSEIKLHKIKALYEYNVAYGELMVLTGKTASFLNQN; via the coding sequence ATGAAATTGAATGGAATAGGAGTGTTTTTCTCTGTTGTATTAGGTTTTATAACAACATTTACAAACGCCCAAGATATTACCTTAAGGCAAGCGTATGACTTAATGTTGTCTAAAAACGGAGATGCAAAAGCCTCTAGCTTTGAAGTAAAAGCGATGGAAGAAGAGCATAAAGCTACAAAAGGATTGCGTTTACCAACGGTAGGTGTTTCTGGTACTTATATGCATTTAGATAAAGATATTTCGGCTGATTTAAATGAGCAAAGAAATATGGTAGGTGGCTTGTTAGGGATTACAGATCCTACAGCCGTTTTAGGGAGTTGGGATTTTACTCTGCAAGAAAAAAATATGGGGTTTGCCACTGCAGATATATCGATGCCAATTTATGCAGGAGGAAAGATTAATGCCGCTAACAAAGCTTCAGAAATAAAATTAGCATTGTCAGAAACCAAGCATAAAATTAAAGAAGATGCATTGACGATTCAGTTAATCAATTACTTTTTTAAGTTAAAATTAGCCGAAGAAGCAGTTCAGTTAAGACAAGAAGTATATGATGTTATTTTGTTACATAATAACCAAGCAACTAAGTTTTTCGAAAATGGTATTATTCCAGAAGTAGAAACTTTAAACGCTAAAGTAGCTTTGTCTAATGCAAATAGAGAGTTGTTAGGTGCTAAAAAAGATGTCGATTTGGCTACTACGGCTGTTCAGAACTTAATAGGAGTAAAATCCATTTCTGGTTTCAGTAGTGAATTTAAGGAACCCACCATTGTAAAACCTTTGCAAGATTTTACCAATGATATGTTGACTGACAATGAACAGTTAAAAATCATTGAAAAAAATCATGAGCTAGCAAAAGTAGGTGTACAAGTAGAAAAGAGTGATTATTTTCCGAAAGTAGGAGTTTCTGGAAAATATATCCTTTGGAAAGATAATTTACCATTGGTAGATACAAAATGGTTTGTTGGTGTTGGTGTAGAATGGGAATTGTTTAATGGTTTTCAAAGAGAACATAAAATAAAAGCATCAAAATATAAAATTTCTCAAGTAGAAGAAATTGATAGACAAGCTCGATTAAATTTAACGACGTATACAGAAAAACTGTACAATACCATGCAAAAAGAACTGGAGCAATACGAAAGTTTACATACAGATGAAGCATTGGCAAATAGACTAAAATTTATGAGAACACGTGCCTTTGAAGAAGGAACTGGAACTTCACTAGAAGTGATGGACGCAACTCTAAAGTTATCAGAAATTAAATTACATAAAATAAAAGCCTTATATGAGTACAATGTAGCTTACGGAGAGTTAATGGTACTTACAGGAAAAACAGCTTCTTTCTTAAATCAAAATTAA
- a CDS encoding zinc ribbon domain-containing protein, whose product MAKKKEISVEEKLRALYDLQLIDSRIDEIRNVRGELPLEVEDLEDEVAGLNTRIANLNQDAANLETDINNKKLAIDESNGLMKKYDEQQKKVRNNREFDSLSKEIEYQDLEIQLAEKRIIEYKAKIAQKKEVIDATNEKLAKQEKHLSHKKAELDAILKETEKEEELLAQKSEEFSQTLDAHLFAAYTRIRTKVKNGLAVVAIERGASGGSYFTIPPQVQLEIANRKKITIDEHSGRILVDAALAEEEKLKMEKFFS is encoded by the coding sequence ATGGCAAAGAAGAAAGAAATTTCGGTTGAAGAAAAGTTAAGAGCTTTATACGATTTACAATTAATCGACTCTAGAATTGACGAAATTAGAAACGTTAGAGGTGAACTACCTTTAGAAGTTGAAGATTTAGAAGATGAAGTTGCCGGATTAAACACGCGAATTGCGAACTTAAACCAAGACGCAGCAAACTTAGAAACTGACATTAACAACAAAAAATTAGCTATTGATGAGTCTAATGGGTTAATGAAAAAGTATGATGAACAGCAAAAGAAAGTTAGAAATAACAGAGAATTTGACTCTTTATCTAAAGAAATTGAATATCAAGATTTAGAAATTCAATTAGCTGAAAAAAGAATTATTGAATACAAAGCAAAAATAGCTCAGAAAAAAGAGGTAATTGATGCTACTAACGAAAAGTTAGCAAAACAAGAAAAACATTTAAGCCATAAAAAAGCTGAATTAGATGCAATCTTAAAAGAAACTGAAAAAGAAGAAGAGTTATTAGCTCAGAAATCTGAAGAGTTTTCTCAAACTTTAGATGCACATTTATTTGCTGCTTATACAAGAATTAGAACTAAAGTAAAAAACGGTTTAGCAGTAGTTGCTATTGAGCGTGGTGCTTCTGGAGGTTCTTATTTTACAATTCCACCTCAGGTGCAATTAGAAATAGCAAATAGAAAGAAAATTACTATCGATGAACATAGTGGTCGTATTTTAGTAGATGCTGCTTTGGCTGAAGAAGAAAAATTAAAAATGGAGAAATTCTTTTCTTAA
- a CDS encoding DUF349 domain-containing protein, with translation MLEKNEVNVDKTEKKVEEVLNETKKVEVVENLEKTDDTVDAVDEIEKSIAKDAEKDTDKDAESDVVDYSKLSLEDLVLELKKTLSDNPVQKIKTQVEGIKSAFNQKFGALLAEKKAAFLEEGGNSIDFQFSSPIKTDYNTLLSDYKKQRDAHYNDLDKQLSSNLEKRLSVIEQLKDLIENADTATMYKSFRELQDSWKTIGPVSKNHYNDTWKTYHHHVERFYDLLHLSNDFRDLDFKHNLEEKLKIIEKANALAEVADINVAFKELQDLHKIWKEDIGPVSQEMREDVWGKFSEATKKIHDRRHDHFREMRSKHQEIIEKKLLVVEKLNAFDTSNNKTHNDWQKSIKDIEELRQEYFNAGKLPYSKSEEVWQKFKAATKKFNSAKNVFYKHEKNDQQENLKKKMALIELAESLKESEDWESSTNTLKKIQADWKKIGHVPRKFSDDIWKRFKAACNHYFDRYHEQKNSLNKEQQEVVDAKKEFLETVKELKDPTKEGIFEIINNWRNLGALPRNARHIDGKFNKLIDRALSGLDLDKNEVAMLKFTHVVDSLAADNDVRKLDSEQMFVRKKIDEVVKEIQQLENNLGFFSNATDDNPLVLNVKNRVNEFKADLTIWKEKLSYIKNLDY, from the coding sequence ATGTTAGAAAAAAATGAAGTAAACGTTGATAAGACGGAAAAGAAAGTAGAAGAAGTTTTAAATGAAACTAAAAAAGTTGAAGTTGTAGAAAATCTTGAAAAAACAGATGATACTGTTGATGCAGTTGATGAAATAGAGAAATCTATTGCTAAGGATGCTGAAAAAGATACTGATAAAGATGCAGAATCTGATGTTGTAGATTATTCAAAATTATCTTTAGAAGATTTAGTTTTAGAACTTAAAAAAACACTTTCTGATAATCCTGTTCAAAAAATAAAAACTCAAGTTGAAGGTATTAAAAGTGCTTTTAATCAGAAATTTGGAGCTCTTTTAGCAGAAAAGAAAGCAGCTTTTTTAGAAGAAGGAGGTAATTCTATCGATTTTCAATTTTCTAGCCCTATAAAAACGGATTATAATACGCTGTTGTCTGATTATAAAAAACAACGTGATGCACATTATAATGATTTAGACAAGCAACTTTCTTCTAATTTAGAAAAAAGACTTTCTGTTATTGAGCAATTAAAAGATTTAATTGAAAATGCAGATACAGCAACAATGTATAAAAGTTTTAGAGAATTACAAGATTCTTGGAAAACGATTGGACCTGTTTCTAAGAACCATTATAATGATACTTGGAAAACCTACCATCATCATGTAGAGCGTTTTTATGATTTATTACATTTAAGCAATGATTTTAGAGATTTAGACTTTAAACATAATTTAGAAGAAAAATTAAAAATTATAGAAAAAGCAAATGCATTGGCAGAAGTAGCTGATATTAATGTTGCTTTTAAAGAGTTACAAGATTTACATAAAATTTGGAAAGAAGATATTGGACCTGTTTCTCAAGAAATGAGGGAAGATGTATGGGGTAAATTTAGTGAAGCAACTAAAAAAATTCACGATAGAAGGCATGATCACTTTAGAGAAATGCGTTCTAAGCATCAAGAAATTATAGAGAAGAAATTATTGGTGGTAGAAAAATTAAATGCTTTTGATACTTCTAATAATAAAACGCATAACGATTGGCAAAAAAGTATTAAAGATATAGAAGAATTAAGACAAGAATATTTTAATGCAGGTAAACTTCCGTATTCTAAAAGTGAAGAAGTTTGGCAAAAATTTAAAGCGGCTACAAAGAAATTTAACAGCGCTAAAAATGTTTTTTATAAGCATGAAAAAAACGATCAGCAAGAGAATTTAAAGAAGAAAATGGCGTTAATTGAGCTTGCAGAATCTTTAAAAGAAAGTGAAGATTGGGAGTCTTCGACGAATACTTTAAAGAAAATACAAGCAGATTGGAAAAAAATAGGGCATGTACCTCGTAAATTTTCTGATGATATTTGGAAGCGTTTTAAAGCAGCTTGTAATCATTATTTTGATAGATACCACGAACAGAAAAACTCTTTAAATAAAGAGCAACAAGAGGTTGTAGATGCTAAAAAAGAATTCTTGGAAACGGTTAAAGAATTAAAAGATCCTACTAAAGAAGGTATTTTCGAAATTATAAATAACTGGAGAAATTTAGGTGCATTGCCAAGAAATGCAAGACACATTGATGGTAAATTTAACAAGTTAATCGATAGAGCTTTAAGTGGTTTAGATTTAGACAAGAATGAAGTTGCTATGTTAAAATTTACACATGTTGTAGATAGTCTTGCAGCAGATAACGATGTTAGAAAGTTAGATTCTGAACAAATGTTTGTTAGAAAGAAGATTGATGAAGTTGTTAAAGAAATTCAACAATTAGAAAATAATTTAGGTTTCTTTTCTAACGCAACAGATGATAATCCTTTAGTATTAAATGTAAAAAATAGAGTAAATGAGTTTAAAGCAGATTTGACTATTTGGAAAGAAAAGTTAAGTTATATTAAGAACTTAGATTACTAA
- a CDS encoding HlyD family secretion protein — protein MRNSKFIKSLIGVVIISIIVLTGVWFLTKPKSVVLQGRIEAKEIYLSSKIPTRINSFEVKEGASVKKGQLIATLLSPEIMAKEQQALALRDAANAQKNKAQNGARSEEIRAAKSVYEKATAAANVMNKTYTRMANLFKDGVISEQKRDEIFAKKEVALKDQEAALSMYQMAKKGARNEDIDAATAMVKQADGALIELEGYKNERNIIAPIDAEVLDFLPEEGELIGAGYPVVHLVDLTNSYAILNIKETSLFNFKKESVFEATIPALNNKKVQFKIYYVAALGDYATWSATKATGDFDIRTFEIKAMPVEKEVELRPGMSILIDYSQFNE, from the coding sequence ATGAGAAATTCAAAATTTATAAAATCATTAATAGGTGTTGTAATTATTTCAATTATAGTTCTTACAGGTGTGTGGTTTTTAACGAAACCTAAATCGGTTGTTTTACAAGGTAGAATTGAAGCAAAAGAAATTTATTTGTCTTCTAAAATACCTACACGTATCAATTCTTTTGAAGTGAAAGAAGGAGCAAGTGTAAAAAAAGGACAATTGATAGCAACGCTTTTAAGTCCAGAAATTATGGCAAAAGAGCAACAAGCGTTAGCTTTAAGAGATGCTGCAAATGCTCAAAAGAATAAAGCACAAAATGGAGCAAGGTCAGAAGAAATTAGAGCAGCAAAAAGTGTCTATGAAAAAGCAACAGCAGCAGCCAATGTAATGAATAAGACATACACTCGTATGGCAAACTTATTTAAGGATGGCGTAATTTCTGAACAAAAAAGAGATGAAATATTTGCAAAAAAAGAAGTTGCGTTAAAAGACCAAGAAGCAGCGTTAAGCATGTATCAAATGGCAAAAAAAGGTGCTAGAAATGAAGATATAGATGCTGCAACAGCAATGGTAAAACAGGCAGATGGCGCTTTAATTGAGTTAGAAGGTTATAAAAACGAGCGTAATATTATTGCACCTATAGATGCAGAAGTTCTTGATTTTTTACCAGAAGAAGGAGAATTAATAGGAGCAGGTTACCCAGTTGTTCATTTGGTTGATTTAACAAATAGTTACGCTATCTTAAATATCAAAGAAACGAGTCTTTTCAATTTTAAAAAAGAAAGTGTTTTTGAAGCAACGATTCCTGCTTTAAACAATAAAAAAGTACAATTTAAAATTTATTATGTTGCTGCTTTAGGAGATTATGCTACTTGGAGTGCAACAAAAGCTACTGGAGATTTTGATATTAGAACTTTTGAAATTAAGGCGATGCCTGTTGAAAAAGAAGTAGAGTTAAGACCTGGAATGAGTATTTTAATTGATTATTCTCAATTTAATGAGTAA
- a CDS encoding DUF368 domain-containing protein, which translates to MLVERTFLQKLILFFKGLAMGAANKVPGVSGGTVSFVFGFYEELIYSFRKVNLKAFRLLLNGRFKSFYSYINGSFLLLVMGGSVFSYFSISLILDYFLDNFELYVWSWFFGMIIGSIYYIGKDFGEWNFKNILSLVIGASIGIGISFLTPATENDNLWFVFVCGIIGVSGMTLPGLSGSFILILLGNYVLLLVDSVNVLFNVITSLLSGDFKVLSDPVKVRYLKIISVFTVGSAFGLVSISHVLGYVLKRWNQIVNAVIIGFITGSLGIVWPWKKAVYLQEEGSFLIDKKGNKIVENYERFVPDFSNLETWTAVFYIVLGILLILGIDFYGRKKK; encoded by the coding sequence ATGTTAGTAGAAAGAACTTTTTTACAGAAATTAATCCTTTTTTTTAAAGGGTTGGCAATGGGGGCTGCAAATAAGGTTCCTGGTGTTTCTGGCGGAACAGTTTCTTTCGTTTTTGGCTTTTATGAAGAATTAATTTACTCATTTAGAAAGGTAAACTTAAAAGCATTTAGGTTGCTTCTAAATGGTCGATTTAAAAGTTTTTATAGCTACATTAATGGCTCTTTTCTGCTTTTAGTTATGGGCGGAAGTGTCTTTAGTTATTTTAGTATTTCTTTAATACTAGATTATTTTTTAGACAACTTTGAGTTGTATGTTTGGAGTTGGTTTTTTGGAATGATTATAGGATCTATCTATTATATTGGAAAAGATTTTGGAGAGTGGAATTTTAAAAACATACTATCTTTAGTTATTGGAGCGTCTATAGGAATTGGAATTAGTTTTTTAACGCCAGCAACAGAAAACGACAATCTTTGGTTTGTTTTTGTATGCGGAATTATTGGTGTTTCTGGGATGACGCTTCCAGGACTTTCTGGGTCTTTTATCTTAATTCTTTTAGGGAATTATGTGTTACTATTGGTAGATTCTGTAAATGTATTATTCAATGTTATTACAAGTCTTTTATCGGGAGATTTTAAAGTTTTATCCGATCCTGTAAAAGTACGTTATTTAAAAATAATTAGTGTTTTTACGGTAGGTTCTGCTTTTGGTTTGGTTTCTATTAGTCATGTTTTAGGCTATGTTTTAAAACGGTGGAATCAAATTGTAAATGCAGTTATTATAGGTTTTATTACGGGATCATTAGGGATTGTTTGGCCTTGGAAAAAGGCTGTGTATTTACAAGAAGAAGGAAGTTTTTTAATAGATAAAAAAGGAAATAAAATCGTGGAAAATTATGAACGATTTGTTCCTGATTTTTCAAATTTAGAAACCTGGACAGCTGTGTTTTATATTGTGTTAGGTATTTTGTTAATTTTAGGAATAGATTTTTATGGGAGAAAGAAAAAATAA
- a CDS encoding shikimate dehydrogenase codes for MGERKNKVFGLLGKGIEYSFSRGYFTEKFEKLDLQKCKYVNFDIQKIEDFTAVIKEGGDSLGGINVTIPYKEEVMKYLDQLDETAKAIGAVNTIKFTKRGNLKGYNSDVVGFEKSIFPLIKKHHKRALILGTGGASKAIAYALKKNDIKFKFVSRNPEGKKEISYQDLTEEIMEKYQIIINSSPVGTSPNTDRCPDIPYQFITEKHLLYDLIYNPEVTTFLAKGKAQGATIKNGYEMLQLQAEESWRIWNKA; via the coding sequence ATGGGAGAAAGAAAAAATAAAGTTTTTGGATTATTAGGAAAAGGTATTGAGTATTCTTTTTCTCGTGGGTATTTTACAGAAAAGTTTGAAAAATTAGATTTACAAAAATGTAAGTACGTTAATTTTGATATTCAAAAAATAGAAGATTTTACTGCTGTAATAAAAGAAGGAGGAGATAGTTTAGGCGGAATAAATGTTACCATTCCTTATAAGGAAGAAGTAATGAAATACTTAGATCAATTAGATGAAACAGCAAAAGCTATTGGCGCTGTAAATACTATTAAATTTACTAAAAGAGGAAATTTAAAAGGATATAATTCTGATGTTGTTGGTTTTGAAAAATCAATATTTCCATTGATAAAAAAACACCATAAAAGAGCTTTAATTTTAGGTACAGGAGGTGCGTCTAAAGCAATTGCATATGCCTTAAAAAAGAATGATATTAAGTTTAAATTTGTTTCTAGAAACCCAGAAGGTAAAAAAGAAATTTCTTATCAAGATTTAACGGAAGAAATCATGGAGAAATATCAAATTATTATCAATTCTTCTCCAGTTGGTACATCTCCAAATACAGATAGATGTCCGGATATTCCGTATCAGTTTATTACAGAAAAACATTTGTTGTACGATTTAATTTACAATCCAGAAGTGACAACTTTTTTAGCAAAAGGAAAAGCACAAGGAGCTACAATTAAAAACGGATATGAAATGTTGCAATTACAAGCAGAAGAATCTTGGAGAATTTGGAATAAAGCATAA
- a CDS encoding ABC transporter permease, whose translation MKNLYKLFYKGIISFKNTFRTEWNSIKSDKAVASTFLSVTLIILVVYTYIYSNQIIKEVPVAIVNQDGTRMSRDYIAMLAATEGTKTITSFADLEEAKVAYYFREVQGIVIIPKNFEKNIRSGRQTTITTFSDAANMLFYKRVLGDVTAVNGYFSAGIAVKKEMAKGVSFDEAQKNYTPIKAISTSLFNTNSGYATYLIPMLTALIIQLVLLMGIGLLSGSRRESKSTHKEFPRILHKGGVLSVLLAKACLYTLIYIVIIPIQVGVVYTLFGIPVRSSLLSIYVFIIPYIFSVVFLGISISSFFKRREDSIVFLVLLSIPSLMLSGLSFPVEGFSKFYKFISDIIPSTPGMNGFVKLTQMEASFLDVIKEWNHLWLLTVIYFVIAAISLKLRAKKEVMLKKGLEVNS comes from the coding sequence ATGAAGAATTTATATAAATTATTTTACAAAGGCATCATTTCATTTAAGAATACATTCCGTACCGAATGGAATTCAATTAAATCGGATAAAGCGGTGGCAAGTACTTTTTTATCTGTAACCCTTATTATTTTGGTGGTGTATACTTATATATATTCAAATCAAATAATTAAAGAAGTTCCGGTTGCAATTGTAAATCAAGATGGTACCAGAATGAGTAGAGATTATATTGCTATGTTAGCGGCTACAGAAGGTACAAAAACAATAACATCATTTGCCGATTTAGAAGAAGCTAAAGTAGCTTACTATTTTAGAGAAGTGCAAGGAATTGTTATAATTCCAAAGAATTTTGAAAAGAATATTAGAAGTGGCAGACAAACAACCATTACTACTTTTTCTGATGCTGCTAATATGTTATTTTACAAACGTGTTTTAGGAGATGTTACTGCGGTTAACGGATATTTTAGTGCAGGAATTGCAGTAAAAAAAGAAATGGCAAAAGGAGTTTCTTTTGATGAAGCTCAGAAAAATTATACGCCAATAAAAGCAATATCCACCAGTTTGTTTAACACAAATTCTGGATATGCAACTTATTTAATTCCGATGTTAACTGCTTTAATTATTCAATTAGTTTTATTGATGGGAATTGGTCTTTTAAGTGGATCTCGACGAGAATCTAAATCTACACATAAAGAATTTCCAAGGATACTACATAAAGGAGGCGTGCTATCTGTTTTATTAGCCAAAGCGTGTTTATATACTTTAATTTATATCGTTATTATTCCTATTCAAGTTGGCGTTGTGTACACGTTGTTTGGAATTCCGGTGCGTTCTTCATTATTATCAATTTACGTATTTATAATTCCCTATATATTTTCTGTGGTGTTTCTAGGAATATCCATCAGTTCCTTTTTTAAAAGAAGGGAAGATTCTATTGTATTTTTAGTATTGCTTTCTATTCCGTCATTAATGTTAAGCGGGTTGTCTTTTCCTGTTGAAGGTTTTTCTAAGTTTTATAAATTTATTTCAGACATCATTCCATCAACACCAGGTATGAATGGCTTTGTTAAATTAACACAAATGGAAGCTTCATTTTTAGATGTAATAAAAGAATGGAATCACTTATGGTTGTTAACGGTAATTTATTTTGTCATTGCTGCCATCTCTTTAAAATTAAGAGCAAAAAAGGAAGTAATGTTAAAAAAAGGATTAGAGGTAAATAGTTAA
- a CDS encoding TetR/AcrR family transcriptional regulator — MARKIDEDKIARIKDAIMHTIVEHGIEATTIAMIAKKANVSGGYLYRTYTGKQDLINELYRDKVNSLYKELEYLLTINTDTIKPLIEEFIRNRVTYFLEEPNASKFFYQLLHNENFFASEIIKEKSAELMNSIKIIGVKSGEISKETTVYQLHYHILVYAVDYINFTRKNIFGEQEVTIDDVDKLTDNILNILK, encoded by the coding sequence ATGGCGCGTAAAATTGATGAAGATAAAATAGCAAGAATTAAAGATGCGATTATGCATACCATTGTAGAACATGGTATTGAAGCAACTACAATTGCTATGATTGCTAAAAAAGCAAACGTAAGTGGTGGGTATTTGTATAGAACTTATACGGGTAAACAAGATTTAATAAATGAACTCTATCGTGATAAGGTAAACTCTTTATATAAAGAGCTAGAATATTTATTAACCATAAACACAGATACTATTAAACCACTTATAGAAGAGTTTATTAGAAATAGAGTTACTTACTTTTTAGAAGAGCCAAATGCTTCAAAATTTTTTTATCAATTGTTACATAATGAAAACTTTTTTGCATCAGAAATCATTAAAGAAAAAAGTGCTGAGTTAATGAATAGCATCAAAATAATTGGAGTGAAATCTGGTGAGATTTCGAAAGAAACAACGGTGTATCAATTGCATTATCACATTTTGGTCTATGCCGTGGATTATATCAATTTTACAAGAAAAAATATTTTTGGAGAACAAGAAGTTACTATAGATGATGTAGATAAACTAACTGATAATATTTTAAATATTTTAAAATAA
- a CDS encoding DUF368 domain-containing protein — translation MSRNIKDYIVIGLKGMGMGAADVVPGVSGGTIAFISGIYEELLGSISNVNLDLFKTLKKDGLKAAWTQLNGNFLASLFIGIFISIISLAKVIKYLLENEPILLWSFFFGLVLASIIYIAKQITKWNVISVIVLVLGAFLAYYITTLNPLVSENSSPLFIFLAGAIAICAMILPGISGSFILVLLGAYKPVLDALNNRDFKTILVFMAGAIIGLLTFSRVLKWLFKHYKNITLAALTGFIIGSLNKIWPWKQTLTWRTNSHGVEVPFNQQSVSPFSFNGDAELTMAIVLAVVGFVIILGMEKLAVAKK, via the coding sequence ATGAGTAGAAATATAAAGGACTATATAGTTATTGGTTTAAAAGGAATGGGAATGGGTGCAGCAGATGTAGTGCCTGGAGTTTCTGGTGGTACAATTGCCTTTATTTCTGGTATTTATGAAGAATTATTAGGATCTATTAGCAATGTAAATCTAGACTTATTTAAGACATTAAAAAAAGACGGATTAAAAGCAGCTTGGACACAATTAAACGGTAATTTTTTAGCTTCATTATTTATAGGGATTTTTATAAGTATAATTTCATTAGCAAAAGTCATTAAATATTTATTAGAAAATGAGCCTATTTTATTATGGTCGTTCTTTTTTGGTTTGGTATTGGCTAGTATAATTTACATTGCTAAGCAAATTACAAAATGGAATGTTATTTCTGTAATAGTCTTGGTTTTAGGAGCCTTTTTAGCGTATTATATTACGACTCTAAATCCTTTAGTTTCAGAAAATTCTTCTCCGTTATTTATATTCCTTGCAGGAGCAATTGCTATTTGTGCAATGATTTTACCTGGAATTTCAGGTTCTTTTATTTTAGTGTTATTAGGTGCATATAAACCTGTTTTAGATGCTTTAAATAATAGAGATTTTAAAACTATTTTAGTTTTTATGGCTGGTGCAATTATTGGTCTATTAACATTTTCTAGAGTTTTAAAATGGTTGTTTAAACATTATAAAAACATAACGTTAGCTGCTTTAACAGGTTTTATAATTGGATCTTTAAATAAAATTTGGCCTTGGAAACAAACCTTAACATGGCGTACAAATTCTCATGGAGTAGAAGTTCCATTTAATCAACAAAGTGTAAGTCCTTTTTCTTTTAATGGAGATGCAGAGTTAACCATGGCAATTGTATTGGCAGTTGTTGGTTTTGTAATTATTCTAGGAATGGAAAAATTAGCTGTAGCGAAAAAATAA